A single bacterium HR11 DNA region contains:
- the recX gene encoding Regulatory protein RecX, translating to MKPPLEAAIDYLRRYAVTRWELARWLLRKGYERSQVRDVLQALARLGYLRDAWVLQSRVENAQRRLWSRRRTARDLRRRGIPRDVVRKALDRWYPLEREWEIFQRWLQRYRGRLAAEVVRRARQQGFARRWVLRWQSGETGRP from the coding sequence ATGAAGCCGCCCTTGGAAGCGGCGATCGACTATCTGCGACGATACGCCGTCACCCGATGGGAGCTGGCCCGATGGCTCTTACGGAAGGGGTATGAGCGGTCCCAGGTCCGGGACGTCCTCCAAGCCTTGGCGCGGCTTGGGTACCTGCGAGACGCCTGGGTTCTCCAGAGCCGTGTCGAGAACGCCCAGCGTCGCCTGTGGAGCCGACGCCGCACGGCCCGGGACCTTCGTCGGCGAGGCATCCCGAGGGACGTCGTTCGAAAGGCCCTGGACCGGTGGTATCCGCTGGAACGGGAATGGGAAATCTTCCAGCGATGGCTTCAACGATACCGTGGTCGGTTGGCCGCGGAGGTCGTCCGCCGGGCCCGCCAGCAGGGCTTCGCCCGCCGTTGGGTCCTCCGCTGGCAAAGCGGTGAGACGGGTCGTCCGTAA
- the mdh gene encoding Malate dehydrogenase encodes MRRKITVVGAGHVGATTAHMIAERGLADVVLVDIIEGLPQGKGLDLQEAAPILRFDTRVIGTNDYRDAADSDIVVITAGVPRKPGMSRSDLLRTNAAIVRDVVEKVVAVAPGAILIVVTNPLDAMAYLAYRVSGFPKERVIGMAGVLDSARFRTFIALELGVSVENVHAFVLGGHGDEMVPLPRYSTVAGVPITHLLPRERIEALVERTRRGGGEIVDLLKTGSAFYAPAASILEMVDAIIHDRHKILPCSVYCEGEYGAHGVFLGVPVVLGARGIERIFQIELLPEEQAALQRSIQAVREQIEALAI; translated from the coding sequence ATGCGTCGGAAAATCACCGTCGTCGGAGCCGGCCACGTAGGGGCCACGACGGCCCACATGATCGCCGAGCGCGGCTTAGCTGACGTCGTCCTCGTCGATATCATCGAGGGCCTGCCTCAGGGCAAGGGTCTGGACCTTCAGGAAGCCGCTCCCATCCTTCGGTTCGACACCCGGGTCATCGGGACCAACGATTACCGGGATGCCGCCGATTCGGACATCGTCGTCATCACGGCCGGCGTCCCTCGGAAACCGGGGATGAGTCGGAGCGACCTCCTCCGGACGAATGCGGCCATCGTCCGGGACGTCGTGGAAAAGGTCGTCGCCGTCGCTCCGGGGGCCATCCTCATCGTCGTCACGAATCCCCTGGATGCGATGGCTTATTTGGCCTATCGGGTCAGCGGATTTCCGAAGGAGCGGGTCATCGGGATGGCGGGCGTCTTGGATTCAGCCCGCTTTCGGACATTTATCGCCTTAGAGCTGGGGGTCTCGGTCGAGAACGTCCATGCCTTCGTCCTGGGCGGGCACGGGGACGAGATGGTCCCCCTCCCCCGGTATTCGACCGTGGCGGGCGTCCCGATCACCCATCTCTTGCCGAGGGAGCGGATCGAGGCCCTTGTCGAACGGACCCGTCGGGGCGGTGGGGAAATCGTGGACCTCTTGAAGACGGGAAGTGCCTTTTATGCACCGGCCGCCTCGATCCTGGAGATGGTCGACGCCATCATTCACGACCGACACAAGATCTTACCCTGCTCGGTCTACTGTGAGGGCGAGTACGGCGCTCACGGCGTGTTTCTCGGCGTGCCCGTCGTCCTCGGGGCTCGGGGCATCGAACGGATCTTCCAGATCGAGCTCTTGCCCGAGGAGCAAGCCGCCCTCCAACGCTCTATCCAGGCTGTCCGAGAGCAGATCGAGGCCTTGGCGATATAG
- a CDS encoding Putative esterase — protein sequence MGRGHRLRVRVRFPEADLMGWAHHTVYFVWFEMGRTELMRAYGLSYKEVVAQGYHLPVIEAHARYRKAAQYDQEVEVETVLHEVNRLTLEFRYRVWDPSTGTLLAEGWTRHAVIDGTGRLRRLPASVYDALRRWATANR from the coding sequence ATGGGACGTGGCCATCGGCTTCGCGTACGGGTGCGATTCCCCGAAGCCGACTTGATGGGATGGGCGCACCACACGGTATACTTCGTGTGGTTTGAGATGGGTCGGACAGAACTCATGCGGGCGTACGGCCTCTCGTATAAGGAAGTCGTCGCTCAGGGGTACCACCTGCCGGTCATCGAGGCCCATGCCCGATACCGGAAGGCGGCCCAGTACGACCAAGAAGTCGAGGTCGAGACCGTCTTGCATGAGGTGAACCGTCTCACGTTGGAATTCCGGTATCGCGTGTGGGACCCTTCGACAGGCACCCTCCTGGCCGAGGGATGGACCCGCCATGCCGTCATCGACGGGACGGGCCGCTTGCGACGCTTACCGGCGTCCGTCTACGACGCCCTCCGTCGATGGGCTACGGCGAATCGCTGA
- the ispD gene encoding 2-C-methyl-D-erythritol 4-phosphate cytidylyltransferase, with protein MPEVIAIVVAAGIGRRLGAVQPKAWVPLKGRPLLAWTLEALSRWDLWTRWVIVHPPGIDLQDLQAVEATVSVHPPIQWVPGGVRRQDSVWNGLQAVSAPDDSVVMVHDGARPFVPGVLIQRLWEAVQVTGAAVPVLPVLETVKVVEARRVVQTLDRDRLFLSQTPQAFRLDLLRQAYRFVQEQGTVVTDEAAAVERLGHAVTAVEGFRWNIKVTYPEDLQLAAWLIDTGIFQSDVRPS; from the coding sequence GTGCCGGAAGTGATTGCCATCGTCGTGGCCGCCGGCATCGGCCGGCGCCTGGGGGCCGTCCAGCCCAAGGCGTGGGTCCCCCTGAAAGGTCGTCCTCTCCTGGCCTGGACCCTGGAGGCCCTGAGTCGATGGGACCTTTGGACGCGGTGGGTCATCGTCCATCCGCCGGGCATCGACCTGCAGGACCTGCAAGCCGTCGAGGCGACCGTCAGCGTCCACCCACCCATCCAATGGGTCCCCGGGGGGGTCCGTCGGCAGGACAGCGTGTGGAACGGCCTCCAGGCCGTCTCGGCTCCCGACGACAGTGTGGTCATGGTTCACGACGGCGCCCGCCCCTTCGTACCTGGGGTGCTCATCCAGCGTCTGTGGGAGGCCGTCCAGGTCACCGGAGCGGCTGTGCCGGTCCTGCCGGTCTTGGAGACCGTCAAGGTCGTCGAGGCCCGTCGGGTCGTCCAGACGTTAGACCGGGATCGGCTCTTCCTGAGCCAGACGCCCCAGGCCTTTCGGCTGGACCTGCTCCGGCAGGCCTATCGCTTTGTCCAAGAACAGGGGACGGTCGTCACCGACGAGGCCGCCGCCGTCGAACGGCTGGGACACGCCGTGACGGCCGTCGAGGGCTTCCGGTGGAACATCAAGGTCACGTACCCCGAAGACCTGCAACTGGCGGCGTGGCTCATCGATACTGGGATTTTCCAAAGCGACGTGCGGCCGTCTTAA
- a CDS encoding RNA 2',3'-cyclic phosphodiesterase, whose translation MKRLFIAVELPDDVKTALTELQRVLRPYFGEATWVRPEGLHLTLKFLGDTPEDRIPTIRDACERVVRPFSAFSMELRGIGVFPDWRRPRVLWVGVQTAVETLGALQAAVERAVEPLGYPPETRPFVPHLTLARIKQSHPAALQKLREREKSALERSYGIVWVRQVTLFESRLHPQGAIYTPLAHFPLGSENRNR comes from the coding sequence ATGAAGCGACTGTTTATCGCCGTTGAGCTACCCGACGACGTGAAGACGGCCCTGACGGAGCTTCAACGGGTCCTCCGACCCTACTTCGGCGAGGCGACATGGGTCCGCCCTGAGGGTCTCCATTTGACGCTGAAGTTTCTGGGCGACACCCCAGAAGACCGCATCCCGACGATCCGGGATGCCTGCGAACGGGTCGTCCGCCCGTTTTCCGCCTTCTCGATGGAGCTGAGGGGCATCGGTGTCTTTCCGGACTGGCGGCGGCCCCGAGTCCTATGGGTGGGTGTCCAGACGGCTGTCGAGACCCTCGGTGCTTTGCAGGCGGCCGTCGAGCGGGCCGTCGAGCCTCTCGGGTATCCGCCCGAAACGCGACCTTTCGTACCGCACCTGACGTTGGCCCGGATTAAACAAAGTCACCCAGCCGCTCTTCAGAAGCTGCGGGAGCGGGAGAAGTCGGCCCTGGAGCGGAGCTACGGTATCGTCTGGGTCCGTCAGGTCACGCTCTTCGAGAGCCGCCTTCACCCGCAGGGGGCCATCTATACACCCCTGGCCCACTTCCCGCTGGGATCTGAAAATAGAAATAGATAG
- the lepA gene encoding Elongation factor 4, which translates to METIRNFCIIAHIDHGKSTLADRFLELTGALSAREMVEQVLDSHELEREKGITIKAHTVTLFYRARDGHTYTLNLIDTPGHVDFSYEVSRALAACEGAVLVVDATQGIEAQTVANTYLALEHGLEIIPVVNKIDLPGAEPGHVAEQLQNWLGFRRDEILFVSAKQGTNVPELLERIVQVVPPPQGDPAAPLQALIFDAWYDPYRGVVVMVRVFHGTLRVGDRIRVMSTGLDYEVHGLGIRTPHDRPREVLGPGEVGFVIAGIKTLSEVRIGDTITHADRPAPVPLPGFRPAKPMVFASFYPIGDTQYDDLRNALEKLRLVDASVTFQPEYSEALGHGFRMGFLGFLHMEIVRERLRRDFGVEVLVAAPSVRYRVRRRGGEVIEIDTPSRLPPPEQIEVLEEPYMKVFILTPTAYIGPVLQLCEEYRGEQKNIEYPTPDRAMITYEMPLAELMSDFYDRLKSVSRGYASMDYEWVGYRPSDLVRLDILINGQPVEALSMIVHRSQAYHRGRAVVERLRAVIPRHLFEVVLQASIGKRVIARERIPPLRKDVLAKCYGGDVTRKKKLLERQKEGKKRLKRIGQVDVPPEAFLAVLRRSS; encoded by the coding sequence ATGGAGACGATTCGGAACTTTTGCATCATCGCCCACATCGACCACGGGAAGTCGACCCTGGCCGACCGGTTTTTGGAGCTGACGGGGGCCCTGTCGGCCCGGGAGATGGTCGAGCAGGTCCTCGACAGCCACGAGCTCGAGCGGGAGAAGGGCATCACCATCAAGGCTCACACGGTGACGCTCTTTTACCGGGCCCGGGACGGCCACACGTACACGTTGAACCTGATCGACACGCCCGGGCATGTCGACTTCTCCTACGAGGTCTCCCGGGCGCTGGCCGCCTGCGAGGGAGCCGTCCTCGTCGTGGACGCCACCCAGGGCATCGAGGCCCAGACGGTCGCCAACACGTACTTGGCCCTGGAGCACGGCCTGGAGATCATCCCCGTCGTCAACAAGATCGACCTGCCGGGCGCGGAACCCGGGCACGTGGCTGAACAGCTCCAGAACTGGCTCGGGTTCCGGCGGGACGAAATCCTCTTCGTGAGCGCCAAGCAGGGGACCAACGTCCCCGAGCTCCTGGAGCGGATCGTCCAGGTCGTCCCGCCGCCCCAGGGCGACCCCGCGGCTCCCCTCCAGGCCCTCATCTTTGATGCGTGGTACGACCCCTATCGGGGCGTCGTCGTCATGGTCCGGGTCTTCCACGGGACCCTGCGGGTCGGCGACCGCATCCGGGTCATGTCGACGGGCCTCGACTATGAAGTCCACGGCTTGGGTATCCGGACCCCGCACGACCGGCCCCGGGAGGTCTTGGGCCCCGGTGAGGTCGGCTTCGTCATCGCCGGGATCAAGACCCTGTCCGAAGTCCGGATCGGGGATACGATCACGCACGCTGACCGACCGGCGCCAGTGCCCCTCCCGGGTTTTCGGCCGGCCAAGCCGATGGTCTTCGCCAGCTTTTATCCCATCGGGGACACGCAGTACGACGACCTGCGGAATGCCCTGGAAAAGCTCCGTCTGGTCGACGCCTCGGTGACCTTCCAGCCGGAGTATTCGGAGGCCCTGGGCCACGGCTTTCGGATGGGTTTCCTGGGGTTTCTGCACATGGAGATCGTGCGGGAGCGGCTCCGACGGGACTTCGGGGTCGAGGTCCTCGTGGCGGCCCCCAGCGTGCGGTACCGGGTCCGCCGGCGGGGCGGGGAGGTCATTGAAATCGACACACCGAGCCGACTCCCGCCGCCGGAGCAAATCGAAGTCCTGGAAGAGCCCTACATGAAGGTCTTCATCCTGACGCCGACGGCCTACATCGGACCGGTCCTTCAGCTCTGTGAGGAGTACCGGGGCGAGCAGAAAAACATCGAGTACCCCACGCCGGACCGGGCGATGATCACTTACGAGATGCCTCTGGCCGAGCTGATGTCGGACTTCTACGACCGACTGAAGAGCGTCTCTCGCGGGTACGCCTCGATGGACTACGAGTGGGTCGGGTACCGGCCCTCGGACTTGGTGCGCCTGGACATCCTTATCAATGGTCAACCCGTCGAGGCCCTCTCGATGATCGTCCACCGCTCCCAAGCCTACCATCGGGGTCGAGCCGTCGTCGAGCGCCTCCGGGCGGTCATCCCCCGGCACCTCTTTGAAGTCGTCCTTCAGGCCTCTATCGGCAAACGGGTCATCGCCCGGGAGCGGATTCCGCCCCTGCGGAAGGACGTCCTGGCCAAGTGCTACGGTGGGGACGTGACCCGGAAGAAGAAGCTCCTGGAACGGCAGAAAGAGGGGAAGAAGCGCCTCAAGCGGATCGGTCAGGTCGACGTACCGCCGGAAGCCTTCCTTGCAGTCCTGCGGCGTTCGAGTTAG
- the ilvE gene encoding Branched-chain-amino-acid aminotransferase: MTDFPGKTEWIWMNGELVRWEDAKIHIASHVVHYGSAVFEGIRAYKTPRGTAVFRLDAHLERMYYSCKIYRMDVPYPMETLRQAILDLIRKNQVEECYIRPIVYRGYGALGVDPAGCPVDVAILMWKWGKYLGDEALQRGVDVIVSSWSRNAPNTTPSLAKAAANYMNAQLIKLEAKHRNRIEGIALDVHGFVSEGSGENLFLVYKGTLYTPALAASILLGITRDSVITLARDLNIPVVETWIPREMLYIADEVFLTGTAAEITPVRSIDDIVIGRGEPGEVTRRIQDAFFGLIQGRWPDRYQWLTYV; this comes from the coding sequence ATGACGGATTTTCCGGGCAAGACCGAATGGATATGGATGAATGGAGAGCTGGTCCGGTGGGAAGACGCTAAGATCCACATCGCTTCCCACGTCGTCCACTACGGTTCGGCTGTCTTTGAAGGCATCCGGGCTTACAAGACGCCTCGCGGCACGGCCGTCTTCCGGTTAGACGCCCACCTGGAACGGATGTATTACTCCTGCAAGATCTACCGCATGGACGTCCCCTATCCGATGGAGACCCTCCGTCAGGCCATCCTCGACCTGATTCGGAAAAACCAGGTCGAGGAGTGTTACATTCGGCCCATCGTGTATCGCGGGTATGGGGCGTTGGGTGTAGACCCGGCGGGATGCCCCGTGGACGTCGCCATCCTGATGTGGAAATGGGGTAAGTATTTGGGCGACGAGGCTCTCCAACGGGGCGTGGACGTCATCGTCAGTTCGTGGTCCCGAAATGCTCCCAACACGACGCCGTCCCTGGCGAAGGCGGCGGCCAATTACATGAACGCTCAACTGATCAAGCTGGAAGCCAAGCACCGGAATCGAATCGAGGGGATCGCCTTAGACGTCCACGGCTTTGTCAGCGAGGGGAGCGGGGAAAACCTCTTCCTGGTCTATAAGGGGACACTCTATACGCCGGCCCTGGCCGCGTCGATCTTGTTGGGCATTACGCGCGATTCAGTCATCACGCTGGCCCGAGACCTGAACATCCCGGTCGTCGAGACCTGGATCCCCCGGGAAATGCTTTACATCGCCGACGAAGTCTTCCTGACCGGGACGGCCGCCGAGATCACCCCCGTGCGGTCCATCGACGACATCGTCATCGGCCGGGGCGAGCCCGGGGAGGTGACCCGCCGGATCCAAGACGCCTTCTTTGGCCTCATCCAAGGCCGGTGGCCCGACCGATACCAGTGGTTGACATACGTATAA
- the resA_1 gene encoding Thiol-disulfide oxidoreductase ResA gives MDKKTWTLRILTVAIAVATGLGEVACKKGASSRDSDARSGPPLPQSVPLKDLNGQTVSLDSFAGKALLINFWASWCGPCKEEMPDLQRLYDRWKDRGLVVIGISVDASLEDAKKFVEEHKFSYPIFWDGDDGPAAKAFGGIVALPTTFLYDRQGFRVRRIIGPQSLKEFEAMVRPLIEGNRAIRQ, from the coding sequence GTGGATAAGAAAACGTGGACCCTTAGGATCCTGACCGTAGCGATCGCCGTGGCGACCGGTCTCGGTGAGGTCGCCTGTAAAAAGGGTGCCTCTTCCCGAGACTCGGATGCCCGGAGCGGTCCACCCCTTCCTCAGAGTGTCCCATTGAAGGACCTGAACGGTCAGACTGTATCGCTGGACTCGTTTGCAGGAAAGGCCCTGCTCATCAACTTCTGGGCCTCCTGGTGCGGCCCCTGTAAGGAGGAAATGCCGGACCTCCAGCGGCTCTATGACCGGTGGAAGGACCGGGGCCTGGTCGTCATCGGGATTTCGGTCGACGCCTCTTTGGAGGACGCAAAGAAGTTTGTGGAGGAACACAAGTTTTCATACCCCATCTTTTGGGACGGGGACGACGGCCCGGCCGCGAAGGCCTTCGGCGGCATCGTAGCCCTGCCGACGACCTTTCTATACGATCGCCAGGGCTTCCGGGTCCGGCGTATCATCGGCCCCCAGAGCCTGAAAGAGTTCGAGGCGATGGTCCGACCCCTGATCGAGGGCAATCGGGCAATAAGGCAGTAA
- the sipT gene encoding Signal peptidase I T, which produces MERRSALLEYGEALLVALVLALYARTFVIQAFKIPSSSMERTLLVGDHIFVNKFIYGDTVFAFERVFLPVREIRRGDVIVFKYPGRPDLDYIKRVIGVGGDEIYGVEGVVYVNHRPLLEPYAVHRHAEWGFALRDTFAAKDQPVRVPAGHYFVMGDNRDNSEDSRYWGTVPGYMIKGRAFLIYWSFEPPAADYYSPHRNRTGLDAVLDFLSVLNPLRTRWSRMFRVIH; this is translated from the coding sequence ATGGAGCGAAGAAGTGCCCTGCTGGAGTATGGCGAGGCCCTCCTGGTGGCTTTAGTCCTGGCCCTGTATGCCCGTACCTTTGTGATCCAGGCGTTCAAAATTCCGTCCAGCTCGATGGAACGCACGCTCCTCGTCGGCGATCACATTTTCGTGAACAAGTTCATTTACGGGGATACGGTCTTTGCCTTCGAGCGGGTCTTTTTGCCGGTCCGGGAGATCCGGCGAGGCGACGTCATCGTGTTTAAGTACCCAGGTCGGCCGGACTTGGACTACATCAAGCGGGTCATCGGCGTCGGTGGCGATGAAATCTACGGCGTGGAGGGGGTCGTGTACGTGAATCATCGCCCCCTGCTGGAACCCTATGCCGTCCACCGGCACGCCGAGTGGGGCTTCGCCTTGCGAGACACCTTTGCCGCTAAAGACCAGCCGGTCCGGGTGCCGGCGGGTCACTATTTCGTCATGGGGGACAACCGGGACAACAGTGAGGACAGCCGGTATTGGGGCACCGTGCCCGGCTATATGATTAAGGGACGGGCCTTTTTGATTTACTGGTCCTTCGAGCCGCCGGCGGCGGACTACTACAGCCCGCATCGGAATCGCACGGGCCTCGATGCCGTCCTGGACTTTCTGTCGGTCTTGAATCCCCTTCGGACCCGGTGGTCCCGGATGTTTCGGGTCATCCATTGA
- the pilT_2 gene encoding Twitching mobility protein has protein sequence MEALHINDLLRKAIEYGASDLHLKVGSHPVIRVDGDLRPMLEFRRLMQEDTIAMAFSIMNNRQKQKFKENLEIDIAYSVPGLGRFRVNIFQQRGTVGLVLRMIPTKIRSIRELNLPIILEKLAMEERGLILCTGTTGSGKSTTLAAMIDYINTHRRTHIITIEDPIEYLHRDKKSIVNQREVGVDTRSFADALRSALRQDPDVILVGEMRDYETIETALLAAETGHLVFSTLHTLDATETINRIISVFPPHQQKQIRIQLASVLRAVISLRLVPRADGKGRVPAVEIMINTPFIRECILNKEKTRLIPEAIAAGNVQYGMQTFDQSLFFLYKKNLITYEEALRWASKPDEFKLRVQGIQSTSDIARELEESVLSYTSGLGLEETENPAGVDTSPPLDIE, from the coding sequence ATGGAGGCTTTACACATCAACGACCTACTGCGGAAGGCCATCGAGTATGGCGCTTCCGACCTCCACCTCAAGGTCGGCTCCCATCCCGTCATTCGGGTCGACGGGGACCTGCGGCCGATGCTGGAGTTCCGACGTCTCATGCAGGAAGACACCATCGCTATGGCCTTCAGCATCATGAACAATCGTCAGAAGCAGAAGTTCAAGGAGAACCTGGAGATCGACATCGCTTACAGCGTCCCGGGCTTGGGCCGATTTCGGGTCAACATCTTTCAGCAACGGGGCACGGTCGGACTGGTCCTGCGGATGATCCCGACCAAAATCCGTAGCATCCGGGAGTTGAACCTGCCGATCATCCTGGAAAAGCTGGCGATGGAGGAGCGGGGCCTGATCCTGTGCACGGGGACGACGGGCTCCGGTAAGTCCACGACCCTGGCGGCCATGATCGACTACATCAACACGCATCGGCGGACCCACATCATCACGATCGAGGACCCCATCGAGTATCTCCACCGGGACAAAAAGTCCATCGTCAATCAACGGGAAGTCGGCGTGGATACTCGGTCTTTCGCCGATGCCCTCCGGAGCGCCTTGCGACAGGACCCCGACGTCATCCTCGTCGGTGAGATGCGGGACTACGAGACCATCGAGACGGCCCTGCTGGCCGCCGAGACAGGCCACCTGGTCTTCTCGACCCTCCACACCCTGGACGCGACCGAGACGATCAACCGCATCATCTCCGTGTTCCCACCTCATCAGCAGAAGCAGATCCGTATCCAGTTGGCCAGCGTCCTGCGGGCCGTCATCTCCTTACGGTTGGTCCCGCGCGCCGACGGCAAGGGCCGAGTCCCGGCCGTCGAGATCATGATCAACACGCCGTTCATCCGAGAGTGCATCCTGAACAAGGAGAAGACTCGCCTGATTCCCGAGGCCATCGCCGCCGGCAACGTCCAGTACGGCATGCAGACCTTTGACCAGAGCCTGTTCTTCTTGTACAAGAAGAATCTCATCACGTACGAAGAAGCCCTGCGATGGGCCTCGAAACCTGATGAATTCAAGCTCCGCGTGCAGGGGATCCAGTCGACGTCGGATATCGCCCGGGAGCTCGAAGAGTCCGTCCTCAGCTATACCAGCGGCTTAGGTCTGGAAGAGACGGAAAACCCCGCCGGGGTGGACACCTCACCGCCTCTGGACATCGAATGA
- the bamD_1 gene encoding Outer membrane protein assembly factor BamD: MRWTPVKTFLWVIVVGSLGLSLAGCARKPATSFADMTDQQLFQRGLQAMEKKRWSEAREAFRYLTRMFLQSPYREKAYLYIADTYFREGVEGLPMAISAYQEFLRLYPNSVDAPYAMFQVGLSYFLQAEKPQRTQENTRKAVEAFQQLLERYPTGEWAEKAKQYLRLAQQRLAEHEFIIGKYYYKKKNYEAALNRFQTMFAQFPPELCNPEAYLLTYRILQKMGRYEESLQYLRQVVQLFPGTAWSREAATLLNSADRNARP, encoded by the coding sequence ATGCGTTGGACCCCTGTCAAGACGTTTCTGTGGGTCATCGTCGTCGGCAGTCTCGGCTTGAGCCTGGCAGGCTGTGCCCGAAAGCCGGCCACTTCCTTTGCCGACATGACGGACCAGCAGTTGTTCCAGCGGGGCCTCCAGGCCATGGAGAAGAAACGGTGGTCGGAGGCCCGGGAGGCCTTCCGGTACTTGACCCGCATGTTCCTGCAGAGCCCCTACCGGGAAAAGGCATACCTGTACATCGCCGACACGTACTTCCGGGAAGGCGTGGAGGGCCTTCCGATGGCTATCTCGGCCTATCAGGAATTCTTGCGTCTGTATCCCAATAGCGTGGACGCTCCCTACGCCATGTTTCAGGTCGGCCTGAGCTACTTCTTGCAGGCCGAGAAGCCCCAACGGACGCAGGAAAATACCCGGAAGGCCGTCGAGGCCTTTCAACAACTCCTGGAGCGCTATCCGACCGGCGAGTGGGCTGAGAAAGCCAAGCAATACTTACGGCTGGCCCAGCAACGCCTGGCCGAACACGAGTTCATCATCGGCAAGTACTACTACAAAAAGAAAAATTACGAGGCGGCCCTGAACCGCTTCCAGACCATGTTTGCCCAATTCCCCCCCGAGCTGTGCAATCCGGAGGCCTATCTGTTGACGTACCGGATCCTCCAGAAGATGGGCCGGTACGAGGAGAGCTTGCAGTATCTCCGTCAGGTCGTCCAACTCTTCCCGGGCACGGCGTGGAGCCGAGAAGCGGCGACCCTCTTGAACTCCGCCGACCGAAATGCCCGACCGTAA
- the ispB gene encoding Octaprenyl diphosphate synthase → MAITQFRSWAETLADCSPAFIEYVEQKLSRVERQIEDLLLQESPFIREAGLYIMKAGGKRLRPLLLIVSARLGDYLGDDDVLFGVVVEYIHTATLVHDDIIDNAQERRGQLSANRRWGDHVAVLLGDYFYTKAMALALDYGHLKILRILSNITLQTLQGEIAEQVQDGNLWITEPQIMDIIYRKTACLFSGCCQIAAILAGLPPSLEASLAEFGRYLGIAFQIVDDMLDYSADPHLLGKPVLHDLLEGKVTLPFYYLLRQAAPEEMAPVRMAFQRRDPSLLDTQALRHLMDKYRILPQVQRVAETYARQALTVLQSFPLGEARQLLEGLIRFIIHRPS, encoded by the coding sequence GTGGCGATCACGCAGTTCCGTTCATGGGCCGAGACCCTGGCCGATTGCTCGCCGGCCTTTATCGAGTATGTCGAACAAAAGCTCAGCCGGGTCGAACGCCAGATCGAGGACCTCCTCTTGCAGGAGTCCCCATTCATTCGAGAAGCCGGCCTCTACATCATGAAGGCCGGCGGTAAACGCCTGCGCCCCCTGCTCCTCATCGTGTCCGCTCGCCTGGGGGATTACCTGGGTGACGACGACGTCCTCTTCGGCGTCGTCGTCGAGTATATCCACACGGCGACCCTGGTCCACGACGACATCATCGACAACGCCCAAGAACGACGGGGTCAACTGTCGGCCAACCGCCGCTGGGGCGACCACGTGGCCGTCTTGCTGGGGGACTACTTTTACACGAAGGCGATGGCCCTGGCCCTGGATTATGGCCACCTTAAAATTTTGCGGATTCTCTCCAATATCACGCTTCAAACCCTCCAGGGTGAGATCGCCGAACAGGTCCAAGACGGCAACCTGTGGATCACCGAACCTCAAATCATGGACATCATTTACCGGAAGACGGCTTGCCTTTTTTCGGGCTGCTGTCAGATCGCCGCTATCTTGGCCGGCTTGCCCCCGAGTCTTGAGGCTTCCCTGGCCGAATTCGGACGGTACCTGGGGATTGCTTTTCAAATCGTGGACGATATGCTGGACTACTCGGCCGATCCCCACCTGCTGGGCAAACCCGTCCTGCACGACCTCTTGGAGGGGAAGGTGACCCTCCCGTTCTACTACCTCCTGCGCCAAGCCGCCCCGGAGGAAATGGCCCCGGTCCGGATGGCCTTTCAACGCCGGGACCCATCGCTCCTGGACACGCAAGCTCTCCGACATCTGATGGACAAGTATCGTATCCTTCCTCAGGTCCAACGGGTCGCCGAGACATACGCCCGTCAAGCTTTGACAGTCCTTCAGTCGTTTCCCCTGGGCGAGGCCCGTCAATTGCTGGAGGGCCTGATCCGTTTCATCATCCATCGACCCTCATAA
- a CDS encoding putative HTH-type transcriptional regulator has translation MAPEAKPEERTYRIAEVAERVGLPVSTIRFYLREFRFFLKTPRTPGGHRRFTDETIRQLLYLKYLIHTKGMALRDVQRRLLRGEDPQTLRQELNLLNEAVEALMGQMYELRKTVQALQERLDRVEEELRPSRGFKRLLG, from the coding sequence ATGGCACCGGAGGCAAAACCGGAAGAGCGGACGTATCGTATCGCCGAGGTCGCTGAACGGGTCGGCTTGCCGGTCTCGACGATCCGGTTCTACCTTCGGGAGTTCCGCTTCTTCCTAAAGACGCCGCGGACGCCGGGCGGCCACCGGCGCTTTACCGACGAGACGATTCGCCAGCTCCTGTACCTGAAGTACTTGATCCATACAAAGGGCATGGCCTTGCGGGACGTCCAACGACGGCTCCTGCGGGGCGAGGACCCCCAGACGCTTCGCCAGGAACTGAATCTCTTGAACGAGGCCGTGGAGGCCCTGATGGGTCAAATGTACGAACTCCGGAAGACCGTCCAGGCCCTCCAAGAGCGGCTGGACCGCGTCGAAGAGGAGCTCCGGCCGAGTCGGGGCTTCAAGCGCTTGCTGGGCTGA